In Streptomyces sclerotialus, one genomic interval encodes:
- a CDS encoding SulP family inorganic anion transporter — protein MPQPHASEPATPRSQDPSTEQQDPTRQPSTGRLSRPFHRSPGGDWHRDLGASFVIFLIAIPLSLGIALAIGAPPQAGLIAAAVGGLVTGLLGGAPLQVSGAATGLLIVTADLVQRYGWRTTCAITVLAGLAQLLLGALRVARAALAISPAIVHGMLAGIGVTIALGQLHVMLGGGAHSSSLTNIAELPGQLASLHGASVVIAALTVVILAGWPRLPGRVGHALRKVPAPLPAVAVATALSAGFTVPRVELPSWSAPTLPSLPDTPVLGLVAAVLTVTLVASMESLLSAVAVDKLATEQPGPGPAPTHLDRELVGQGASNVVSGLLGGLPIAGGAMRGSANVKAGATGRASTVLHGVWVVLCSGLLAGALELIPLAALAALVMLVGVRMVSFAHIRHVQRHREFPVYAVTLGGVVVFGVLQGVGLGIAVAVFLALRRLTHTRISLIEDGPRYRVRVTGQLTFLAVPRLTRGLAQVPATAHAVIELHGSFMDHAAYEALRSWSSAHRARGGEVTLGGRGGRPIGEPAGTHVCRPWTPWRNHHCTRPARPSVTGDAQLLGGGQLLGGVSAFQRHTAPLVREELSRLAREGQRPTNLFLTCADSRLVTSMITSSGPGDLFTVRNIGNLMPPPGTEAACDSVGAAIEYAVEVLKVGSITVCGHSGCGAMQALLGTHRHEPGAQTPLARWLRHGRPSLDRMERPEGAAVRLSDRPVADDLERLALVNVMQQLDHLMTHQCVARRVADGSLSLHGMYFHVGEAQAYVLEHGSDRFSAVRPEATPVTA, from the coding sequence CGCAGCCTCACGCATCCGAGCCGGCCACGCCGAGGTCCCAGGACCCGAGCACCGAGCAGCAGGACCCCACCCGACAGCCGTCCACCGGAAGGCTGTCCCGGCCCTTCCACCGATCCCCTGGAGGAGACTGGCACCGCGACCTGGGCGCCTCCTTCGTCATCTTCCTGATCGCCATCCCCCTTTCCCTCGGCATCGCGCTGGCCATCGGCGCGCCCCCGCAGGCCGGGCTCATCGCTGCGGCCGTCGGCGGCCTGGTGACCGGCCTGCTCGGCGGAGCCCCGCTCCAGGTCAGCGGTGCCGCCACCGGTCTCCTGATCGTCACCGCCGACCTCGTGCAGCGGTACGGCTGGCGGACCACCTGCGCCATCACCGTCCTGGCCGGCCTCGCGCAGCTCCTCCTGGGCGCGCTCCGGGTGGCCCGTGCGGCGCTCGCGATCAGCCCCGCCATCGTGCACGGCATGCTCGCCGGCATCGGCGTGACCATCGCACTCGGCCAGTTGCACGTGATGCTCGGCGGCGGCGCGCACAGCTCCTCGCTCACCAACATCGCGGAGCTGCCCGGCCAGTTGGCGAGTCTGCACGGCGCTTCCGTAGTGATCGCCGCGCTCACCGTCGTCATCCTGGCCGGCTGGCCCAGGCTGCCCGGACGCGTGGGCCACGCGCTGCGCAAGGTACCCGCGCCGCTGCCCGCGGTGGCCGTGGCGACCGCCCTGAGCGCGGGCTTCACGGTGCCGCGGGTCGAGCTGCCCTCATGGAGCGCGCCGACGCTGCCCTCCCTCCCCGACACACCGGTGCTCGGCCTGGTCGCGGCCGTCCTGACGGTCACCCTGGTGGCGAGCATGGAGTCGCTGCTGTCGGCCGTCGCGGTCGACAAGCTGGCCACCGAACAGCCGGGCCCCGGTCCGGCGCCCACCCACCTGGACCGCGAACTGGTCGGCCAGGGCGCGTCGAACGTCGTCTCCGGGCTGCTGGGCGGCCTGCCGATCGCCGGCGGCGCGATGCGCGGCTCGGCGAACGTGAAGGCAGGCGCGACAGGGCGCGCGTCGACGGTGCTGCACGGTGTGTGGGTCGTCCTGTGCTCCGGACTGCTCGCCGGTGCGCTGGAACTCATCCCGCTGGCCGCGCTCGCCGCACTGGTGATGCTCGTCGGCGTACGGATGGTGAGCTTCGCGCACATCCGGCACGTGCAGCGGCACCGCGAATTCCCCGTCTACGCCGTCACGCTGGGCGGAGTGGTGGTCTTCGGGGTGCTGCAGGGGGTCGGCCTCGGTATCGCCGTCGCCGTCTTCCTGGCGCTGCGCCGGCTCACCCATACCCGGATCTCCCTCATCGAGGACGGCCCGCGGTACCGGGTGCGTGTCACCGGCCAGTTGACGTTCCTGGCCGTGCCGCGGCTGACCCGCGGGCTGGCCCAGGTACCCGCGACGGCCCATGCGGTCATCGAGCTGCACGGGTCGTTCATGGACCACGCCGCCTACGAAGCGCTGCGGTCCTGGTCGAGCGCCCACCGGGCGCGCGGCGGCGAGGTCACTCTGGGCGGGCGCGGCGGCCGGCCGATCGGCGAGCCGGCCGGCACGCACGTCTGCCGCCCCTGGACGCCGTGGCGCAACCACCACTGCACGCGGCCCGCGCGGCCCTCCGTCACGGGTGACGCCCAGCTTCTGGGCGGCGGCCAGTTGCTGGGCGGGGTCAGCGCCTTCCAGCGGCACACCGCCCCACTGGTCCGCGAAGAGCTGTCACGGCTCGCCCGGGAGGGGCAGCGGCCCACGAACCTCTTCCTGACCTGCGCCGATTCCCGCCTCGTCACGAGCATGATCACGTCGAGCGGTCCGGGTGACCTCTTCACGGTGCGCAACATCGGCAATCTGATGCCGCCGCCGGGTACGGAGGCGGCGTGTGACTCCGTGGGGGCCGCCATCGAGTACGCCGTCGAGGTGCTGAAGGTCGGCTCGATCACCGTGTGCGGGCACTCGGGCTGCGGCGCGATGCAAGCGCTCCTGGGGACGCACCGCCATGAGCCCGGCGCGCAGACCCCGCTGGCGCGCTGGCTGCGCCACGGCCGCCCGAGCCTCGACCGGATGGAGCGTCCGGAAGGCGCGGCCGTCCGCCTGTCGGACCGTCCGGTCGCCGACGACCTGGAGCGGCTGGCACTCGTCAACGTCATGCAGCAGCTCGATCACCTGATGACGCATCAGTGCGTGGCCCGCCGGGTCGCCGACGGCTCGCTGTCGCTGCACGGCATGTACTTCCACGTGGGCGAGGCGCAGGCGTACGTACTGGAGCACGGTTCGGACCGCTTCTCGGCCGTACGGCCCGAGGCCACACCGGTCACGGCGTAG
- the nhaA gene encoding Na+/H+ antiporter NhaA, with protein sequence MNSPAPRRSVLFGRMSLPERNHLADLLRTETVGGVLLLVAAVVALLWANTPLGDSYEAVRGFHLGPASLGLDLSVQHWAADGLLAIFFFVAGIELKRELVAGELRDPKAAALPVVAALCGMVMPAVVYTVVNTTGGGSPAGWAVPTATDIAFALAVLAVIGTSLPSALRAFLLTLAVVDDLFAILIIAVFFTSSINFWALGGAVLGLVVFYVLLRKGVRGWYVYVPLALVIWGLMYNSGVHATIAGVAMGLMLRCHRREGESHSPGEHIEHLVRPLSAGLAVPLFALFSAGVSVTGGALHDVFTRPETLGVVLGLVIGKTVGIFGGTWLTTRLTKASLNPDLKWPDVFAVSALAGIGFTVSLLIGELAFSSDPALTEEVKAAVLTGSLTAAVLATVLLKIRNAKYRRLYEEENRDDDRDGIPDIYEEGTPAYHLRMAALLEEKAAEHRRRAEVAAASDSGQDGPA encoded by the coding sequence GTGAACTCGCCCGCTCCCCGCCGCTCCGTCCTCTTCGGACGGATGTCCCTGCCTGAGCGGAACCACCTCGCGGACCTCCTCCGTACGGAGACCGTGGGCGGTGTCCTGCTGCTGGTGGCCGCAGTGGTGGCGCTCCTCTGGGCCAACACCCCGCTCGGCGACAGCTACGAGGCGGTACGCGGCTTCCACCTCGGCCCGGCCTCCCTCGGCCTGGACCTCTCCGTCCAGCACTGGGCGGCCGACGGTCTGCTGGCGATCTTCTTCTTCGTTGCCGGTATCGAGCTGAAGCGCGAACTGGTCGCGGGCGAGCTGCGCGACCCCAAGGCGGCCGCGCTGCCGGTCGTCGCGGCGCTGTGCGGCATGGTCATGCCCGCGGTCGTCTACACCGTCGTCAACACCACGGGCGGCGGCTCACCGGCCGGCTGGGCGGTCCCCACCGCGACGGACATCGCCTTCGCGCTGGCCGTGCTGGCGGTCATCGGTACGTCCCTGCCCTCGGCGCTCCGCGCGTTTCTGCTGACCCTGGCCGTCGTCGACGACCTGTTCGCGATTCTGATCATCGCGGTCTTCTTCACCTCGTCGATCAACTTCTGGGCGCTCGGCGGCGCGGTACTCGGGCTGGTGGTCTTCTACGTACTGCTGCGCAAGGGAGTACGCGGCTGGTACGTGTACGTACCGCTCGCCCTGGTCATCTGGGGCCTGATGTACAACAGCGGCGTCCACGCGACCATCGCGGGCGTGGCCATGGGCCTGATGCTCCGCTGCCACCGGCGTGAGGGCGAGTCGCACTCCCCCGGCGAGCACATCGAGCATCTCGTGCGCCCCCTGTCGGCCGGTCTCGCCGTACCGCTGTTCGCCCTCTTCTCGGCCGGGGTGTCCGTGACCGGCGGCGCGTTGCACGACGTCTTCACCAGGCCCGAGACGCTCGGCGTGGTACTCGGCCTGGTCATCGGCAAGACGGTGGGGATCTTCGGCGGTACGTGGCTGACCACCCGGCTGACCAAGGCCTCGCTCAATCCCGACCTGAAGTGGCCGGACGTGTTCGCGGTGTCGGCGCTGGCCGGCATCGGCTTCACGGTCTCGCTGCTCATCGGCGAGCTGGCGTTCTCCTCGGACCCGGCGCTCACCGAAGAGGTCAAGGCCGCCGTGCTCACCGGCTCCCTGACGGCCGCCGTACTCGCCACCGTGCTGCTGAAGATCCGGAACGCCAAGTACCGGCGGCTGTACGAGGAGGAGAACCGCGACGACGACCGGGACGGCATCCCGGACATCTACGAAGAGGGCACGCCCGCCTACCACCTCAGGATGGCCGCGCTCCTCGAAGAGAAGGCGGCCGAACACCGACGACGGGCCGAGGTGGCCGCCGCCTCCGACTCCGGGCAGGATGGTCCGGCATGA
- the acs gene encoding acetate--CoA ligase translates to MSNESLANLMKEERRFAPPADLAANANVKAAAYEQAAADRLGFWAAQAKRLTWATEPTQTLDWTNAPFAKWFADGKLNVAYNCVDRHVENGLGDRVAIHFEGEPGDTRAITYAELQREVSKAANALTALGVAAGDRVAIYMPMIPETVIAMLACARLGAPHSVVFGGFSADALATRIKDADARVVITSDGGYRRGKPSALKPAVDEALTKPGTENVRNVLVVRRTGQDTAWMEGRDVWWHELVEQQSDQHTPQAFDAEHPLFILYTSGTTGKPKGILHTTGGYLTQVSYTHHAVFDLKPETDVYWCTADVGWVTGHSYITYGPLSNGATEVLYEGTPDTPHQGRWWEIVQKYGVTILYTAPTAIRACMKWGDDIPAKFDLSSLRVLGSVGEPINPEAWVWYRKHIGGDRTPVVDTWWQTETGGIMLSPLPGVTATKPGSAQVPLPGIAATVVDDDANEVPDGAGGYLVLTEPWPSMLRTIWGDDQRYLDTYWSRFEGKYFAGDGAKKDDDGDIWLLGRVDDVMLVSGHNISTTEVESALVSHPKVAEAAVVGATDPQTTQAICAFVILRGGVEQDEALVNELRAHVAQSLGPIAKPKRILPVAELPKTRSGKIMRRLLRDVAENRDLGDVTTLTDSSVMELIQSQLPSAPSED, encoded by the coding sequence GTGAGCAACGAGAGCCTGGCCAACCTGATGAAGGAGGAGCGGCGGTTCGCTCCGCCCGCAGACCTGGCCGCGAACGCCAACGTCAAGGCGGCGGCGTACGAGCAGGCCGCGGCGGACCGGCTGGGCTTCTGGGCCGCGCAGGCGAAGCGTCTGACCTGGGCCACCGAGCCCACCCAGACGCTGGACTGGACGAACGCACCGTTCGCGAAGTGGTTCGCCGACGGCAAGCTCAACGTCGCGTACAACTGCGTCGACCGGCACGTGGAGAACGGCCTGGGCGACCGGGTCGCCATCCACTTCGAGGGCGAGCCCGGCGACACCCGCGCCATCACCTACGCCGAGCTGCAGCGCGAGGTCTCCAAGGCCGCCAACGCGCTGACCGCGCTGGGTGTCGCGGCCGGTGACCGGGTCGCGATCTACATGCCGATGATCCCGGAGACGGTCATCGCGATGCTGGCCTGCGCCCGGCTGGGCGCGCCGCACTCGGTGGTCTTCGGCGGCTTCTCGGCCGACGCGCTGGCCACCCGCATCAAGGACGCGGACGCCCGCGTCGTGATCACCTCCGACGGCGGTTACCGCCGCGGCAAGCCCTCCGCGCTCAAGCCCGCCGTCGACGAGGCGCTGACCAAGCCCGGCACGGAGAACGTCCGCAACGTCCTCGTGGTCCGCCGCACCGGCCAGGACACCGCCTGGATGGAGGGCCGGGACGTCTGGTGGCACGAGCTCGTCGAGCAGCAGAGCGACCAGCACACCCCGCAGGCCTTCGACGCCGAGCACCCGCTGTTCATCCTGTACACCTCGGGCACGACGGGTAAGCCCAAGGGCATCCTGCACACCACGGGCGGGTACCTCACCCAGGTCTCGTACACCCACCACGCCGTCTTCGATCTCAAGCCGGAGACCGACGTCTACTGGTGCACCGCCGACGTCGGCTGGGTGACCGGCCACTCGTACATCACCTACGGCCCGCTCTCCAACGGCGCGACCGAGGTGCTCTACGAGGGCACGCCCGACACCCCGCACCAGGGCCGCTGGTGGGAGATCGTCCAGAAGTACGGCGTGACGATCCTCTACACGGCGCCGACCGCGATCCGCGCCTGCATGAAGTGGGGCGACGACATCCCCGCCAAGTTCGACCTGTCGAGCCTGCGCGTGCTGGGTTCGGTCGGCGAGCCGATCAACCCCGAGGCCTGGGTCTGGTACCGCAAGCACATCGGCGGCGACCGGACGCCGGTCGTGGACACCTGGTGGCAGACCGAGACCGGCGGCATCATGCTCAGCCCGCTGCCCGGCGTCACGGCGACGAAGCCCGGCTCCGCACAGGTGCCGCTGCCCGGCATCGCGGCGACCGTGGTCGACGACGACGCCAACGAGGTGCCCGACGGCGCCGGCGGCTACCTCGTCCTGACCGAGCCGTGGCCGTCCATGCTGCGCACCATCTGGGGCGACGACCAGCGCTACCTGGACACGTACTGGTCCCGCTTCGAGGGCAAGTACTTCGCGGGCGACGGCGCCAAGAAGGACGACGACGGCGACATCTGGCTGCTGGGCCGGGTGGACGACGTCATGCTGGTCTCCGGCCACAACATCTCCACCACCGAGGTCGAGTCCGCGCTGGTCTCGCACCCGAAGGTGGCCGAGGCGGCCGTCGTGGGCGCCACCGACCCGCAGACCACGCAGGCCATCTGTGCCTTCGTCATCCTGCGCGGCGGCGTGGAGCAGGACGAGGCGCTGGTGAACGAGCTCCGGGCACACGTCGCCCAGAGCCTGGGCCCGATCGCCAAGCCCAAGCGCATCCTGCCGGTCGCGGAGCTGCCCAAGACCCGCTCCGGCAAGATCATGCGCCGGCTCCTCCGTGACGTGGCGGAGAACCGTGACCTGGGTGACGTCACCACCCTGACCGACTCCTCGGTCATGGAGCTGATCCAGTCCCAGCTGCCGAGCGCGCCGAGCGAGGACTGA